DNA from Deltaproteobacteria bacterium:
ATTCTGGAAATGAGTTTTCTCCGCGGTCCCAGTTCTGGGGACCTATTCTCCGGGACCTAAGAATAAGCGAGGAACAAACAAAAGCTCTCAGCGAGGAGCTAACGAAGCTCAATGAAGAGTTGCTGAAAGGGGACCCAAGACTTGAACAGGTAAGAGTCACTTTGGAGAAGGTCCAAGAAATTATGGAGCTGGGAGCCGGGCAAAGAACTTCAATCCAAGCATTGCCTCTTAAGCCTTGGGACTTGATGTCGAAAGCTGAGGTAGTCATCAAAACCCGGGGAGGCGAAATTGACTTTCCGCTTGCGCGTCACGGACAGGGTATGCAAAGCTTGGCTGTTCTCTTCCTTTTTCAAGCTTATATTGAAGTACTTCTCAAACCGACTTTCCAGCCAGAAACAGAGGGTATCCTGGCTTTAGAGGAGCCAGAGGCTCATCTCCATCCCCATGCGACTCGTGCTCTTGCTGCTAATTTAGACGAGCTTCAAACCCAGAAAATTGTCTCAAGCCATTCGCCTTATTTCATTCAGGAAGTCCCATTCACACACATTCGGATGTTTCGTCGTGATGGCCCATCGACCAAAGTCCTTTATGTGAGGCGGTTCTTTGTCGCTAAGGTGCCAGAAACACAAGAACTATCTAATTTCTGTGCGAACAACTCAAGCAAATTTAACTATCACAAGGGCACTCTTTCCGTGAAGGGGAGAATGGAACAGGGTGAATACCGCGCTTTGCTTAGAATTTACCCACGTCAACAAGAGGTTCATGCTGAACTCAAGCGCCTTAAGGAAGAATCTCAACTGTATCTCAGCGACAGTGACCTCACAGACCTTGATACTTTTGCTAAGCGCATTCGTGGAGAGGTTCTTTTTGCACGTGCATGGCTCCTGTGCGAGGGCCAGAGTGAATATTTGCTGTTTCGGTATTTTGCGGAATTATTGGGAAAACCATTGGATCAGGCAGGGGTAACGGTGATCGATTTTCAGAACAATGGATCACCAGGAGCATTTGTGGGCCTATCCCTAGCTTTTCAAATTCCGTGGATTATGGTCTGTGACAATGATGACGAGGGGAGGAGGTTTGTCGGGCAAGTTAAGGATCGTGGGTTGACCGATCAAAAAATTGAAGAGATTGTCCGACCGCTGCCAGGAGAAGGTGTAGATTTGGAGGATTTTCTTATCAGGAATGGATTCGTCCCAGAATATGCTGAGATCCTTGCTGAGCGAAACGTTTGTCTGAGTAAGAAAGAAGGTGAAGAAGGGTTTGAAGATGAACTTGCCAAAACGATAAGGAAAGATAAGATAGGATACACTCGTGCGCTGATTGAAAAACTTCGATCAGACAAGGCAGATAAATCAAGAGTCCCCCAATTTTTTGCCGTGGCAATCAAAGACGTAATTGCAAAGGTGGCATAACGTGAGCACCAGAGAATTTATTTCAGCACGGGAAGAGTTAAGCCCTATTCAGAAAAAGGCTGCGGAATGGGATAACACCCCTCTCCTAGTGTTGGCAGGTCCAGGCTCGGGGAAGACAAGAGTCCTTACTTGTCGAATAGCGCGCATTCTTGATTCTAGTCGTGATAAGAATTTTCGCGTTCTCGGTCTAACATTTACCAATAAGGCGGCAGACGAGATGAGGAGCCGCGTAGCTAACTTTGTTCCTGGGCAGGAAGGGCGCCTTTTCTTGGGAACTTTTCATTCATTTTGTGCGGATGTTTTGCGCCAACATGGAACACATTTGAACATCAACCCCAATTTTCATATATATTCGCAGAACATTGACCTGGACGCTGTATTGAACGATGCAGTGGAAAAAGTCAAGGAGACTTCCGATGTGGTGAGTGATCTCGACAAGAAAACACTGCCAGTTATCAGTAGACTGAAGTCACAACTCATCTTTCCCGAGCATTGCCGTGAGGTATTTAGAGATCCGGAGTTCGGAGAACGAATGGGCGTCGTTTATCCAGCCTATGAAGCGGAGCTATCCAATCGGAATGCTCTTGACTTCAACTCCTTGATCTTCAAAGTGTATCAATTGTTCACAACTTTCCCCGCTTTTGCTAAACGCTATCGAACCGTGTATCCCTATATATGCATAGATGAGTTCCAAGATACGAATCATGCTCAATATAGTCTCATCCGTGCTCTCACTGGGGATCAACACAGGAACCTATTCGTTGTTGCTGACGATGATCAGATTATCTACCAATGGAACGGGGCTAGCCACAAGCGCATTGTGGAATTTAAGAATGATTATTCACCAATGGTTATGCAGTTACCTATGAACTATAGGTGTCCACCTGAGATTGTCGAGTTAGCTAATAATCTTATCAGGCACAACTTTTTGAGAACGACCGACAAGGAGCCGCTTAAGGCATTTTGGCCTAGTCCTGGCAAAGATACAGTGCGGTTGCTTCCAAGTTTTCCCGACTTTGATGCCGAAACATACGGAATAGCCGAGGACGTCAAAAGGCATCATTATGATCACCTTGGTTCGGTCGTCATCTTGGGACGAAACCGTAAGCTACTTGAAGGTGCTGAAAATGCGCTGCGAACAGAAGGAATACCTGCTGCAATCTCTCGACGAAAGGATGAATTTGAAAGTACCCCATTCGTGTGGCTTCACTCCACCTTACGTCTTGCCAATGATAGACAAAATCTTAGTCACCTGGAAGCTGTATGTGGTACCTTTGCTCAACTAACGGGCGTAGGAGTTGATCCCGAAGAAGTCGTCGTTCGCGCCCAAGAGTCGGGCCTTGGCTACTTGCAGCACTGGATTAAGCTTGTGCGTCAAGAGACTCCGAGTGTCTCGGTAAAAGAAATAATTAATCAGACATCCCAAAGCTTGGTGGTAGGCAGGGACTTCCGCGCCTTCAGCAGATTTGCGCTCGATTGGTTTAGCAAACTAGCACAAACGCAGGATGAAGCCGACAGTGATCCAATCATCGAAGTATTTACTCGGTATGAGGAGGAGCGTTTTGTATGGGAAGAATTGATGAGAGAAATAACACTGTCTTTAGGTGACGAAATAACCTTGGAGGCGTTCCTCCAGGAACTCCAGATGCATTCAAAGGAGCCGCCCCCGAAGCCGAATACAGTAATTCTCATGACAATCCATGGTGCAAAGGGCAAAGAATTTGATTACGTTTATCTAATTGGACTTGTTGAAGATGAGTTGCCATCCTTCCAGAGTAAGAAAAAAGGCGACGATAGCCCGGAGATGGAGGAAGAACGACGTAACTGTTTCGTCGCAATTACTAGAGCCATCAAAACTATAACGCTTAGTTACGCAAGAAGATATAGGGGTTGGCCAAAGGAACCATCCAGATTCCTTTTTGAGATGGGATTGTTGTAAGGCCAAACTCTTGAAATTCAGGGGGCAGGTCTCAACTTTCCACATAAATCTTGTTGAGATCTGAGCCCTCCGTGACTTCTGAGATAGAAAGAAGACTGGAGAGTGCTTATGGCAAAGAGAGAGCACCTTAGCCTGATCAAACAAGGTGTAAGTGTCTGGAATAAATGGAGGGAAGATAACCCGAGGGAAAAGCCTGACCTAAGTGGAGCGGACCTCGTTGGGGCAAAACTCAATGAGGTGAACCTTAGTAAGGCAAACCTCCAATGGGCGGATTTCAATATGGCTGACCTCAGGGCGGCATATCTCCGTGACGCGGACCTTTTTATGGCAAACCTAATGACCGCGGACCTCACGGAGGCGGACCTTACCGAGGCAAGCCTCATGCAGGCGGACCTTTATGGTGCAGACCTCAGTAAGGCGAACCTGAGTGGAGCGGACCTCAGTTCCGCGGTACTCTGGGGGACAAACCTCCGTGAAGCGAACCTCAGCGAAACTGAGGTGGGAGAGAGCATATTCGCAGACATGGACCTCAGTGTGGTTAAACTTGATAATGTTAAACATACTTATCCTTCAACGATAGGTATCGACACCGTCTATCAGTCCAAGGGTAAAATACCTGAAGTTTTCCTTCGCGGAGCTGGCATCCCAGACACCTTTATCGACCACATCGTTGCGATAGCCAAACAACCTGACCAGTTCTATTCTTGCTTTATTAGCTATTCCAGCAAGGACGAGGACTTCGCTAAGCGGCTATACGGCGACCTACAGAGCGAAGGCATTCGCTGC
Protein-coding regions in this window:
- a CDS encoding AAA family ATPase; translated protein: MKLREIKIRNFRCLVDVTIPISDTTVLVGENNSGKTALLEALRIALARRTAGRGTPFNEYDYHMVKAGDSPQASQGIVIELWFREDSPDEWPDSLVQALTDIIPMDPEMDLDSIGLRLSSKYDETTKEFVTKWEFLALDGQPLGGRGASPGNLAKFLSYIRFFYLSSLRDSGNEFSPRSQFWGPILRDLRISEEQTKALSEELTKLNEELLKGDPRLEQVRVTLEKVQEIMELGAGQRTSIQALPLKPWDLMSKAEVVIKTRGGEIDFPLARHGQGMQSLAVLFLFQAYIEVLLKPTFQPETEGILALEEPEAHLHPHATRALAANLDELQTQKIVSSHSPYFIQEVPFTHIRMFRRDGPSTKVLYVRRFFVAKVPETQELSNFCANNSSKFNYHKGTLSVKGRMEQGEYRALLRIYPRQQEVHAELKRLKEESQLYLSDSDLTDLDTFAKRIRGEVLFARAWLLCEGQSEYLLFRYFAELLGKPLDQAGVTVIDFQNNGSPGAFVGLSLAFQIPWIMVCDNDDEGRRFVGQVKDRGLTDQKIEEIVRPLPGEGVDLEDFLIRNGFVPEYAEILAERNVCLSKKEGEEGFEDELAKTIRKDKIGYTRALIEKLRSDKADKSRVPQFFAVAIKDVIAKVA
- a CDS encoding ATP-dependent helicase, producing MSTREFISAREELSPIQKKAAEWDNTPLLVLAGPGSGKTRVLTCRIARILDSSRDKNFRVLGLTFTNKAADEMRSRVANFVPGQEGRLFLGTFHSFCADVLRQHGTHLNINPNFHIYSQNIDLDAVLNDAVEKVKETSDVVSDLDKKTLPVISRLKSQLIFPEHCREVFRDPEFGERMGVVYPAYEAELSNRNALDFNSLIFKVYQLFTTFPAFAKRYRTVYPYICIDEFQDTNHAQYSLIRALTGDQHRNLFVVADDDQIIYQWNGASHKRIVEFKNDYSPMVMQLPMNYRCPPEIVELANNLIRHNFLRTTDKEPLKAFWPSPGKDTVRLLPSFPDFDAETYGIAEDVKRHHYDHLGSVVILGRNRKLLEGAENALRTEGIPAAISRRKDEFESTPFVWLHSTLRLANDRQNLSHLEAVCGTFAQLTGVGVDPEEVVVRAQESGLGYLQHWIKLVRQETPSVSVKEIINQTSQSLVVGRDFRAFSRFALDWFSKLAQTQDEADSDPIIEVFTRYEEERFVWEELMREITLSLGDEITLEAFLQELQMHSKEPPPKPNTVILMTIHGAKGKEFDYVYLIGLVEDELPSFQSKKKGDDSPEMEEERRNCFVAITRAIKTITLSYARRYRGWPKEPSRFLFEMGLL
- a CDS encoding toll/interleukin-1 receptor domain-containing protein, producing MAKREHLSLIKQGVSVWNKWREDNPREKPDLSGADLVGAKLNEVNLSKANLQWADFNMADLRAAYLRDADLFMANLMTADLTEADLTEASLMQADLYGADLSKANLSGADLSSAVLWGTNLREANLSETEVGESIFADMDLSVVKLDNVKHTYPSTIGIDTVYQSKGKIPEVFLRGAGIPDTFIDHIVAIAKQPDQFYSCFISYSSKDEDFAKRLYGDLQSEGIRCWFAPEDMKIGDRIRQAIDQSIRLHDKLLLVLSKHSIGSEWVEKEVETAFEEERKRKKTVLFPVRVDSTVMDTDQTWAADIRRTRHIGEFTQWKNHEAYQKALNRLLRDLKEYDMHK